One Aegilops tauschii subsp. strangulata cultivar AL8/78 chromosome 7, Aet v6.0, whole genome shotgun sequence genomic window carries:
- the LOC109732606 gene encoding protein FIP1 isoform X3, with translation MILPLLCSCNVLLLIITGIFQQYWVHQVTKVRLQGYYDLSQKLKRIARVPFAAIACGTALLLLILVWQPQVEVLSISVLLRVALVVEVISAGCFMSLYIGHIHKYNSLNEQPDILRPLYSALQPSSSVEEIRYYDSRLSDQQMALLQYQRENIHYLSEEVLRLQESLSKYHRSVAASTPQVDLTHLLASRDQELRALSAEMNQVHSELRLARGLIAEKDSEIQHIRGNNNQYVEENERLRAILGEWSTRAAKLERALEAERVSNMELQKNRAKLKRQSTREKIPDIPQSESSSIGVL, from the exons ATGATCCTTCCATTGCTATGCAGCTGCAATGTTCTGCTTCTTATTATTACAG GTATATTCCAACAATATTGGGTCCATCAGGTCACAAAAGTGCGACTACAG GGCTACTATGATTTAAGCCAAAAACTGAAGCGCATTGCTCGAGTTCCATTTGCCGCTATTGCTTGCG GTACTGCCCTATTGCTCTTAATTCTAGTTTGGCAGCCTCAAGTAGAAGTATTATCAATTTCAGTTTTGCTCAG GGTTGCACTAGTTGTTGAAGTGATATCCGCTGGATGTTTCATGAGCTTATACATAG GGCACATCCATAAATACAACTCTTTGAATGAGCAGCCTGACATTCTACGGCCACTTTATTCTGCACTGCAACCATCTAGTTCGGTGGAAGAGATAAG GTACTATGATTCTCGTCTGTCTGACCAACAAATGGCATTGCTCCAGTACCAGAGGGAGAATATTCATTATCTGAGTGAAGAG GTGCTTAGGTTGCAAGAAAGCTTAAGTAAGTACCATAGAAGTGTTGCTGCCAGCACTCCTCAG GTTGATCTTACTCATCTTTTGGCGTCTCGTGATCAAGAACTTCGTGCACTGTCTGCTGAG ATGAATCAAGTGCATTCGGAGCTTCGTCTTGCTCGTGGTTTGATTGCTGAGAAGGACTCAGAGATCCAGCACATTCGTGGGAACAACAATCAA TACGTTGAAGAAAACGAGAGACTAAGAGCTATCCTTGGCGAATGGAGCACTCGAGCAGCAAAG CTTGAGAGAGCGCTTGAGGCTGAGAGAGTGTCGAACATGGAACTGCAGAAGAACCGCGCAAAGCTCAAACGCCAATCAACCAGGGAGAAAATACCTGATATTCCTCAATCAGAGAGTTCCTCCATAGGTGTGCTCTAG
- the LOC109732606 gene encoding protein FIP1 isoform X2 yields MAHERRGAAAASAAAHDAAGEALFVDVVHEAPLSGQRQPRSIVGGTLYCILLASYAGVVIAAPWIFVLIPDMILPLLCSCNVLLLIITGIFQQYWVHQVTKVRLQGYYDLSQKLKRIARVPFAAIACGTALLLLILVWQPQVEVLSISVLLRVALVVEVISAGCFMSLYIGHIHKYNSLNEQPDILRPLYSALQPSSSVEEIRYYDSRLSDQQMALLQYQRENIHYLSEEVLRLQESLSKYHRSVAASTPQVDLTHLLASRDQELRALSAEMNQVHSELRLARGLIAEKDSEIQHIRGNNNQYVEENERLRAILGEWSTRAAKLERALEAERVSNMELQKNRAKLKRQSTREKIPDIPQSESSSIGVL; encoded by the exons ATTTGTTGACGTAGTACATGAAGCCCCTCTATCTGGTCAGCGGCAGCCTCGAAGCATAGTTGGTGGCACTCTGTACTGTATCTTATTGGCAA GTTATGCTGGTGTTGTCATAGCAGCTCCATGGATATTTGTTCTTATACCAGACATGATCCTTCCATTGCTATGCAGCTGCAATGTTCTGCTTCTTATTATTACAG GTATATTCCAACAATATTGGGTCCATCAGGTCACAAAAGTGCGACTACAG GGCTACTATGATTTAAGCCAAAAACTGAAGCGCATTGCTCGAGTTCCATTTGCCGCTATTGCTTGCG GTACTGCCCTATTGCTCTTAATTCTAGTTTGGCAGCCTCAAGTAGAAGTATTATCAATTTCAGTTTTGCTCAG GGTTGCACTAGTTGTTGAAGTGATATCCGCTGGATGTTTCATGAGCTTATACATAG GGCACATCCATAAATACAACTCTTTGAATGAGCAGCCTGACATTCTACGGCCACTTTATTCTGCACTGCAACCATCTAGTTCGGTGGAAGAGATAAG GTACTATGATTCTCGTCTGTCTGACCAACAAATGGCATTGCTCCAGTACCAGAGGGAGAATATTCATTATCTGAGTGAAGAG GTGCTTAGGTTGCAAGAAAGCTTAAGTAAGTACCATAGAAGTGTTGCTGCCAGCACTCCTCAG GTTGATCTTACTCATCTTTTGGCGTCTCGTGATCAAGAACTTCGTGCACTGTCTGCTGAG ATGAATCAAGTGCATTCGGAGCTTCGTCTTGCTCGTGGTTTGATTGCTGAGAAGGACTCAGAGATCCAGCACATTCGTGGGAACAACAATCAA TACGTTGAAGAAAACGAGAGACTAAGAGCTATCCTTGGCGAATGGAGCACTCGAGCAGCAAAG CTTGAGAGAGCGCTTGAGGCTGAGAGAGTGTCGAACATGGAACTGCAGAAGAACCGCGCAAAGCTCAAACGCCAATCAACCAGGGAGAAAATACCTGATATTCCTCAATCAGAGAGTTCCTCCATAGGTGTGCTCTAG